The proteins below come from a single Candidatus Kirkpatrickella diaphorinae genomic window:
- a CDS encoding DUF2155 domain-containing protein — MMRRARRVEGRLIAVALLGLIGHVTEGDTARAADLVAPPVMYAPNLWQGKSVAVIRILRRVDSHIEEMTIPVGQEGQYKTLHLHVEQCVEKPPTLPRDAAARLSIRDDTNPDFHFDGWIVQNAPALSTYTNPLYGVSVVRCEGNPVAPLLAPLPAPVKPDPDAVKKPEDAQGPTREAAGPQLSSPNSQTPQEAAPFELAPGGQGLTAPANSAPSSKMPQDAPLQLAPP, encoded by the coding sequence ATGATGCGAAGGGCGCGCCGGGTAGAGGGCCGGTTGATCGCGGTGGCTCTGCTGGGGCTGATAGGTCATGTGACCGAGGGGGATACGGCCCGCGCGGCGGATCTGGTCGCGCCGCCGGTCATGTATGCGCCAAACCTCTGGCAGGGGAAGAGCGTGGCCGTCATCCGCATACTGCGCCGGGTCGACTCTCATATTGAGGAAATGACCATTCCCGTCGGGCAGGAGGGGCAATATAAAACACTGCACCTTCATGTTGAACAATGCGTTGAGAAGCCGCCGACATTGCCGCGAGACGCGGCGGCCCGCCTCTCCATCCGCGATGACACGAACCCGGATTTTCATTTCGATGGCTGGATCGTGCAGAATGCCCCCGCCCTTTCAACTTACACAAACCCGCTTTATGGCGTCAGTGTCGTGCGATGTGAGGGCAACCCGGTGGCTCCCCTGCTGGCACCTTTACCAGCACCGGTGAAGCCGGACCCGGATGCCGTCAAAAAGCCGGAAGATGCGCAGGGGCCGACCCGTGAAGCTGCCGGGCCGCAGCTTTCAAGCCCGAACTCTCAAACGCCGCAGGAGGCTGCACCTTTCGAACTCGCGCCCGGGGGGCAGGGCTTAACCGCGCCAGCCAACTCCGCCCCTTCCAGCAAGATGCCCCAGGACGCGCCGCTGCAATTGGCGCCGCCCTGA